A stretch of DNA from Oceanispirochaeta sp. M1:
GTCGTTATTTCAAATCCTCTTTATATGATAGCAGACCTTCAGTTCTGCTATTATCCTGAAGATTCTCTTAAAGAGATAATGGATGATGCAGGAATAAGAATGGAGGTTCAGACCCTGGAAGGTGGATGGACCAGACAGTTTTTTGCCGATGATGATCTGATTATTGAAATAAAAAGAGTTAATAATATTCTGGAGTATACAAATTATCTTAGAGATTACAGTTATCGTATAGAGGAGTATCCTGTCTGATGGATCATATTTATATAAATGATATTGGAATTGTCAATTCCCAGGCATCAGGAAAAGAGGCTGTGCTTCGTGGAATCCTGAAGGGAGAACGTTCTTTTTCAAGTAAAAAAATTGATGATGTTTCCTATTCTGTCGGCTACTGTACAAGGGATAGTGATGACAAGAGGATTATATCCATTCTGAAACAAAGCTGTGAGGAGATTTCACCTGCAGTTAAACTCCTGAGTTCTAAATACGGCCGTGACAGAATTGCCGTGATTTTAGGATCCACTGATAATGGTTCAGAAGAGTCTCTGCGGGCTCACCGTGCCTATATTGAGAATGGCCGATTTCCAGAAGGGTATACCCTGAAAAATCAGCAGGCTGATTTTCCTGTGGAATTTGTTAAGAAATATTTTGAATTGAGTTCTCTGTCCATGGCAGTTTCAACAGCCTGTACCTCAAGTGCCGGTGCCATTGTAATGGCGCGTAATATGCTTCTGGCCGGAGTGGTAGATGCTGTCATTGCCGGAGGAGCAGATATAGTTTCTGATTCTGTACTTAAGGGGTTTATTGCACTTGAGGCGGTAGACCCTTCTGACTGCAACCCTTT
This window harbors:
- a CDS encoding beta-ketoacyl synthase N-terminal-like domain-containing protein; translation: MDHIYINDIGIVNSQASGKEAVLRGILKGERSFSSKKIDDVSYSVGYCTRDSDDKRIISILKQSCEEISPAVKLLSSKYGRDRIAVILGSTDNGSEESLRAHRAYIENGRFPEGYTLKNQQADFPVEFVKKYFELSSLSMAVSTACTSSAGAIVMARNMLLAGVVDAVIAGGADIVSDSVLKGFIALEAVDPSDCNPFSKNRNGINLGEGACLLVLSRDNFGEESIVLAGCAECSDAHHITAPDPEGSGAAAAMKGALDDAGIQSLDYINLHGTGTALNDAMEARATDLIFESLPPASSTKSMIGHTLGAAGAMELGICWLLMSSLNGKKQLPPHLWDGETDDSFPDLELCSKEMTVAQINSCMSNSYAFGGSNVSLVIRKDLS